The genomic DNA GGTCTCTCTGGGTAAGTAAGATCAACAGAACCGAGTTCTGGACCAGCAAAGATTGCTTGACCCTAAAGTAAGCAAAGACGAAATCTATAACATTAGCGTTATAAATCTTTAGCAAAAGAGATAATATTGTAGTTCTTTAGTCATGAATATACCAGTGTTGTTATATTGTTCCCAAGTGTGATGGCTGTGGGAAAGGAACGGTCTAGAGTAGTTGCAGCCACCGTCAAGATCCAAGGAGATACATTGGCAATGGTCTGAGCCGCAGGGCCATTATTACCAGCTGAAGCTACGACATGAATGCCCTTTGCTACCGCGTGGAATAATCCCATAGCAAAAAGGTTCACATCAGTTTCTAGATTTAAAGGAATTTCCGTGGGTCCCAAAGAGAGTGACAAAACATCAACACCATCATGAATAGCTTGGTCGATTGCTTTTAAGAGATCAGCATCTGAACATCCAATTTGAGACCAGCACGCCTTATAAGTAGCTAAATAAACACCCGGAGCACCACCTCTTGCAGTTCCTCTTCCGAGGCCTAAGTAGCTTACATTAGGAAGAAAAGAACCACCAATGGTTGAGGCAACATGCGTGCCATGACCGTTAAAGTCTCTCGGGGAAAGGTACTCTGGGTTCTCTGTGGTATTCAAGACTCCAACTTCGGCAACAAGGCCATCAACAAAGTATTTTGCTCCTATCAGCTTTTTATTGCAATGAATCGAGGCGTTGAAGAGTTCTCCAGATACACAGCCACCTTTCCAACGGCTAGGAATGGGTCCATAGCCTTTGTCATTAAACATTTCAGACTCTGGCCACACTCCTGCATGCATATTGGATGGTTTCTATCAATAAATATGTCATTTAGGAGAATCAATAAGACGTTATGCACATACCTGTGTCAATGACTCCAACGATTACTTGGCTTCCCATGTTGGCCTTATGTAGAAGACTCTTTGAAGTGCCCGGAGACAAGCCCAAGTAATCCCAAGTTCTGGTTGTTGTCAGTTCGTATAGTGTATTTGGTATGACATGTACTACTTCAGGCAGTTCTGTTCTCAAAGGGGAAATGGTTTGTTCAGAAAAATAACTTCTTGGGTTATTATGTCAAGTCAAAAAACAGAGAACTTTGCAAGTACGTGAAATTTGCTGGGCTTGGGACTCTGTAAGTTTGGCGGCAAAACCTGAGAAGCCATGTCGATAACTATACACTATTGAATCATGGACTTCTTTTTTGCTGAAAACATGACAATTGTAATTATCATTACAAAACTATATCAAACAAACTTGTAATATACAATTCATCATCATTAATcattaaaaacttgaaaacttattaatgaaacaatttttttgagaCCGTCTATATATAGGATGGATTATCAACTACTCCATGTcgttcaaaatataagatgttttgcaAGTTGTTATgcaaattttaatatgtatttaataatttgtgatcattatattatgcagttttgtttatgattggttgatttttttaattaaatataaatgatatttttttaagaataagaaCAATTTATCTAAATATGCATGTTCTTACcttaaacatcatatatttaaattgaaacggagaaaataatatataatctcaTTTATAGAATTACTACTTAATTACACCTTCCAAGAAGAGGCCTCAACAACTGATGGTGGGATTCAGTGACAGACTCAGGATGATCATGTGTCTTCTTTCCCAGATAAACCACATAAACCTGCACGTTGGTCACGAGCAATACTACTCAAAGTTGAATGGTTATGTTGCTTGATGAAATACCTCTCATAAATGCTAAGTACCTTGGTCTCATGAGCAAAGACAAAACTGATTTGCAGATTCAGAACTATAGTTAGAACCATCGTGATGATAATATTTATCTGGCCCATCCTATATCTTTAAAGAATAGAGGGATAGTGTGAGAACTGAAAAcgagcttctccttccgaagtgatttaactgtggaggagcttatcgccgttAAGTAATTCCGAACTgatttgagagagtttttgagtatttgattttgtattgcTTTTTCGGGAAAAAGGGTTCGATTCTCTCAAACTGAccccccccttacatatttataccgaccaatttattactaaattaatgcGCCATTAATAGGACGCGATTTGCGCGgactaattaatcctcttgaatgcgggaatctttgacctggaCCGAGCTGCGAACTGGCCAGCACGAAAcatctccgcgctctcttcctttctccgggcctgatgggccgatcactAATTCGCTCTTGGCCCAGTGGACTAGCCCGGCCTAGGTCCTCTtgcctattgcccgagatggcagatcgtgggtacaacagttgccccccaagtctccCGAGCTGAACAGTTCGGGGGACTTTTATCCTTCAAGCGATCAATTTCAGGAACTGAATATTCCCCATATCTCCACGATTTGATCGTGGTAATGATGAGATTTGCTTTCCCGAACAAGACTTGGGGCCCACTAGGTGGCGTCTTACGAGGACCAGCTGTTTGTTTCCCCATCCTCTTCCGAGGTGAACCTTCTTCAAGAGAGGGTCGCCGATCTGGAGGCCCAGGTAAAAGAGTATGCAAGGCTGGAGGCTGAGAATGCTAGCACCGTAGCGAAGGCCGAACAAATCCGAGCTCGGATGAAGAAGGCTGAAATAGAGGTGATCAACCTTGGGGTTGCCAACGAGGACCTCCGAGGCAAACTGAAGAAGGCGGGGGACCTTTACTTCGAAGCAACGGAAGATGCGAAAGCAGCCAAGAACAGGTTGCACGAGATCGAGCTTCGCAATCAGCTACTCGAAGCTGGCAACAGCTGCGAGATCGAGAGGGTGCGAAGGGAGGAGAGACAGGCAATGAGGCGAACTCTCCGTCCTCTGGTCGAGGAGGTGAAGGTCACCTtcgaagagagggagaagctaGCCCCGCTTCAGATCCGGGCTGCCGAGATCAGGGCTAACCGGATGCTGGTCGAGGAGATCTCTAGGGGCGAGATCCAAGATATGGAGGCCGAGCTCGGACTCCTGAAAACTGACGAGGAGGAGGCCGATGAAAAGGTTTCAAAGGTAACTCCCCGTGAACTCGACCTTGCTGCATTCTCATCCCTCTTGGCGGATACGCCCGATCTCTTATGCAACGAGCACCCTCTTAGCGTCACAATCGACGAGTCCGGTACTAACCTCGGGCAACTCTCGAATCAGGGGATGGACGACTATCTGGCGACCACCAGGTCGGAGGGGGAGCTTGTGGAGATGGGCTTGGCCCTCTCCGAAGCGGCGTCTGAACCTGTCTGTCCGGATCAATAGTTCCTATTCTGGGGTTGTTTTGGCATGAGTTGCCCCCctttttgtagtatttatttttagatttggtCGTGGTGACCACTCCGTATgaactattttctttttgtgccattttttgtttaatttccaCAATGCGAACTAAATTTCCAAAGCCTTTTGTTTGAAAAGATGGTTCGAGCAGAAATGAACGCGAAGTGAGAACTTCGGTTAAATAGTTCGAAAAAATGACATCCCAACTTTTATCAGTAAAGCTGAGTACGAAGTGAATACTTCGGTTTAGATAAGAATTTTGNNNNNNNNNNNNNNNNNNNNNNNNNNNNNNNNNNNNNNNNNNNNNNNNNNNNNNNNNNNNNNNNNNNNNNNNNNNNNNNNNNNNNNNNNNNNNNNNNNNNNNNNNNNNNNNNNNNNNNNNNNNNNNNNNNNNNNNNNNNNNNNNNNNGCGAACAGCTTGCAGTACCCAGCGTCTGCTTCGTGGGGCTCGAGGTCTGNNNNNNNNNNNNNNNNNNNNNNNNNNNNNNNNNNNNNNNNNNNNNNNNNNNNNNNNNNNNNNNNNNNNNNNNNNNNNNNNNNNNNNNNNNNNNNNNNNNNNNNNNNNNNNNNNNNNNNNNNNNNNNNNNNNNNNNNNNNNNNNNNNNNNNNNNNNNNNNNNNNNNNNNNNGCATTCTCATCCCTCTTGGCGGATACGCCCGATCTCTTATGCAACGAGCACCCTCTTAGCGTCACAATTGACGAGTCTGGTACTAACCTCGGGCAACTCTCGAATCAGGGGATNNNNNNNNNNNNNNNNNNNNNNNNNNNNNNNNNNNNNNNNNNNNNNNNNNNNNNNNNNNNNNNNNNNNNNNNNNNNNNNNNNNNNNNNNNNNNNNNNNNNNNNNNNNNNNNNNNNNNNNNNNNNNNNNNNNNNNNNNNNNNNNNNNNNNNNNNNNNNNNNNNNNNNNNNNNNNNNNNNNNNNNNNNNNNNNNNNNNNNNNNNNNNNNNNNNNNNNNNNNNNNNNNNNNNNNNNNNNNNNNNNNNNNNNNNNNNNNNNNNNNNNNNNNNNNNNNNNNNNNNNNNNNNNNNNNNNNNNNNNNNNNNNNNNNNNNNNNNNNNNNNNNNNNNNNNNNNNNNNNNNNNNNNNNNNNNNNNNNNNNNNNNNNNNNNNNNNNNNNNNNNNNNNNNNNNNNNNNNNNNNNNNNNNNNNNNNNNNNNNNNNNNNNNNNNNNNNNNNNNNNNNNNNNNNNNNNNtccttccgaagtgatttaactgtggaggagcttatcgccgttAAGTAATTCCGAACTgatttgagagagtttttgagtatttgattttgtattgcTTTTTCGGGAAAAAGGGTTTGATTCTCTACAACTGAccccccccttacatatttataccgaccaatttattactaaattaatgcGCCATTAATAGGACGCGATTTGCGCGgactaattaatcctcttgaatgcgggaatctttgacctggaCCGAGCTGCGAACTGACCAGCACGAAAcatctccgcgctctcttcctttctccgggcctgatgggccgatcactAATTCGCTCTTGGCCCAGTAGACTAGCCCGGCCTAGGCCCTCTTGCCTATTGCCNNNNNNNNNNNNNNNNNNNNNNNNNNNNNNNNNNNNNNNNNNNNNNNNNNNNNNNNNNNNNNNNNNNNNNNNNNNNNNNNNNNNNNNNNNNNNNNNNNNNNNNNNNNNNNNNNNNNNNNNNNNNNNNNNNNNNNNNNNNNNNNNNNNNNNNNNNNNNNNNNNNNNNNNNNNNNNNNNNNNNNNNNNNNNNNNNNNNNNNNNNNNNNNNNNNNNNNNNNNNNNNNNNNNNNNNNNNNNNNNNNNNNNNNNNNNNNNNNNNNNNNNNNNNNNNNNNNNNNNNNNNNNNNNNNNNNNNNNNNNNNNNNNNNNNNNNNNNNNNNNNNNNNNNNNNNNNNNNNNNNNNNNNNNNNNNNNNNNNNNNNACAAATAAATTAGCTGTAAAAAAGCTTAAGGTGTAAAGAATTCCATGACCTCGGGACTGCCAAGGGGCggagagttttgtttttgcgCAGCAGCGAGTTTGTCCTCCTCTGCGACTATCCAGTTCGAAGCTCGGTGTAATGCGTCCTGAATAGTTGGGAAGCGATTCACGGACAGTTCTTCGCGGAAGCGAGATTCATGCCAGAGGCCGTTCTTAAGCGCGGCCAGGGCAGTGGAGTCCGAGAGTCCGGGAATCTTGACCTGGatctccttgaactttgttatgtaagaccGCAGGGACTCTCCAGCCTTTTGGCTTAAGTTCCAAAGCTGAGCATCCGTCACCGCAGTTTCGATTAGGCTAGAATACTGCTTGACGAACGAGGTCGACAGCTCGGTAAAGTTTGTTATGGAGCCAGCTGCTAAAGATGCGAACCAAAGCAGTACCGGTCCACTAAACGTTTCTGCGAACAGCTTGCAGTACCCAGCGTCTGCTTCGTGGGGCTCGAGGTCCACCCGGCTAGCTGTTAGCAAGAAAGTCTTGAGATGATTGGTAGGATCTCCTTTTCCTTCGTAGctcgagaacttaattttgccGGTATCTTTGATGCGGACTCGAGCTATTTGATCGGAAAAGGGAGTTCGCCTCGATTCCTCGATCACCCGAAAAATATCCGGAGCCGAAGTGGTTGCACTATGCATCACAGACCGCATATCCCGGATTTCGCTCTGCATAcggaagatctcgggattggtGACATACCCCGGAGTCGAAGTGTTTCCTTCTACAGGGAGAGGAAGACGGACTGGGACCTCAGAAGATCGGAGGACACCAGGCTGAACCGGAGTATGGCCATCGCCAGTCAGCGGTGGCGCTGTTTGTGTGTTGGTTTGGGGCGGGAACGAATCTCCCGGAGTGACATTTGTTGCTGCCACTTGCGAGGTGGAAGGTGGAGTCACACCGGAGAAATCCAAAGCACGTCGACGCGGGTTTTGGTCGGAGGACAGGAGGTCGACCCGGTCGGCGTACGCGCGGTGGGAGGCCGAGAGATCGGCTACGGACGTCGTGATATCCTCCAGACGAGTGGAAATCTGGCCCTCCAAGCTGTCGAAACGTTCAGTAAGAGCGGCGGAGGCGGCTTGCTGACGGTCGGACTTCTCGGACAAGTCCTGCAGGAGCTTCTGGATCACCTCCAAGGATGCCTGATTGGGAAAGCCGGTTGCCATAGCGGTGGTTGTGTGGAGTGTACTTGTGTATGAAGTCGGAACTAACGAGAGTCAGGCGATAACTACcttccttctagcgccaaatgtgagaactgaaaaCGAGCTtttccttccgaagtgatttaactgtggaggagcttatcgccgttAAGTAATTCCGAACTgatttgagagagtttttgagtatttgattttgtattgcTTTTTCGGGAAAAAGGGTTTGATTCTCTACAACTGacccccccttacatatttataccgaccaatttattactaaattaatgcGCCATTAATAGGACGCGATTTGCGCGGACTAATTAATCCTtttgaatgcgggaatctttgacctggaCCGAGCTGCGAACTGACCAGCACGAAACATCTCcgctctctcttcctttctccgggcctgatgggccgatcactAATTCGCTCTTGGCCCAGTGGACTAGCCCGGCCTAGGCCCTCTTGCCTATTGCCCGAAAtggcagatcgtgggtacaacagatAGTTATGTGGATCCTTATTGGTTTGAGTTGGAGATACTGATTAATGAAGCAAATACATGCCTCTATATACTAGAATGTAATGTTCCTTATTGGTTTGCGTCATTGAATTGCGTCCTTGGTTTGGTCTGTGTTATCTCTTGTTCTCACGTTTTGCTAGAGTCAATATGGTCAACCTTTTTACTATTCAAGAAAAACTAGTCTATATTATCAACCTTTATACTATTCAAGAAAAATTAGTCTATATTATCAACCATTCAACCTTTATATTGATACTTATACATCCACCAGTTAAGGTTTTTCTTTTCGGGGAAAATCAGAGGATAATCCGAATTCTTACCACCAGACTATTCTTTTTAGGTTGAGTGTAGCTGTCGAGTAGCtcaataactaaattttctaatgAATTTTAGGATGGGTGAAATTATAGAAAGTGATTGTAAGTAAggacaaaacaaaggaaaatatATGGTGATGATTTGTAGAATaggtaaaacatttttaaagccTTCCAAACATAGCCAACCAGtctaaatatcaaaatagaTTCATACACCGAAAGAGGATTTGGGGCTCATTAAGAAAGGTGGTGGTCCGAGAGTTACAACAACCACAAAATGAAATCAGATAAAATCCAATCCTAATATCAGtttctataaattaagaaaataaaacactaaACAATAAATTGAGAGGAAGtaacttaaattaaataaaactatttttactTATTAAGTAAAATTAATGTTGCTTCAAAGAAAAATTGGAATGAAAAAATTATTCGTAAATTATTgccaattattattttccagtTTCTAATAAATcctacaaaaataagaaattcaaaagaaaagaaatatataagtGGTCTAGTAAGTGGGTAAGACATTAATGTGTGCCTACCATCTCATCTCACAAATAGACAAAATTTCCGTTagcctctttttctttatgtgttttttttttcgagcaTCAATCGAATAAACTTAATTCCTTCGAACGTAAAACCTTTTgaatattaaatacaatattttttcattttgtgaGTTCTGGAtcaattttgaatatttgtGTAATTTGAAAAAGATATTTAATATTCTTTATCTGATTTGCATGAAAATGCGATGAagacatttgaaatatatatctgTGGcagataatttttaatattaaataaatacaattccTAGAATGTATATTCTAATTTCTTCAAAACATAGAATGAAACGTAGaacatattttgaattttgtaaaacatagagtaatATGTAGAATATGTACTCTGAATTTCATATAATATAGTGTAAAAATATGTATTCTGAGTTTCATACAACATATAAAATTCcgtattctaaattttttataacatatttcaATTCAGAATTATTAGATCCGTACATCAAGTGATTGTTGGGATTGCTAATTTCGATATGGAATTCCTACTTGTTTTCtctaatattttatcaaaagtaAACTCTTAAATTAGAGTTTACATGATCAGAGAGTCATATCCAATATGTTTTTGgtgataaaattttaatacaaaactatactaatattttataGTGACAAATACGTCACAACTTGAGACTATAGTGTGACCGAGATTAttatttgcgactgttttgccaCCTTCTTGATCAAATTGCGTCTCTTTAGCGACTGTTTTAAATTAATCAGAAAATTTTTCTAATATGAATACAAAACATATACCCTTATACTTTTCTACTTATatgtgatgtatatatattatttactaaattttaaaaacaatatcaataaaacaccaaatttgaCAATTATGTTTACATCTTCCAAAACATGTATTAAGATTACTTGTGTTTTATAAAGGAAGAGTAATTAAGATGTTTANGAGTGTACTTGTGTATGAAGTCGGAACTAACGAGAGTCAGGCGATAACTACcttccttctagcgccaaatgtgagaactgaaaaCGAGCTTTNGTGTTTCCTTCTACAGGGAGAGGAAGACGGACTGGGACCTCAGAAGATCGGAGGACACCAGGCTGAACCGGAGTATGGCCATCGCCAGTCAGCGGTGGCGCTGTTTGTGTGTTGGTTTGGGGCGGGAACGAATCTCCCGGAGTGACATTTGTTGCTGCCACTTGCGAGGTGGAAGGTGGAGTCACACCGGAGAAATCCAAAGCACGTCGACGCGGGTTTTGGTCGGAGGACAGGAGGTCGACCCGGTCGGCGTACGCGCGGTGGGAGGCCGAGAGATCGGCTACGGACGTCGTGATATCCTCCAGACGAGTGGAAATCTGGCCCTCCAAGCTGTCGAAACGTTCAGTAAGAGCGGCGGAGGCGGCTTGCTGACGGTCGGACTTCTCGGACAAGTCCTGCAGGAGCTTCTGGATCACCTCCAAGGATGCCTGATTGGGAAAGCCGGTTGCCATAGCGGTGGTTGTGTGGAGTGTACTTGTGTATGAAGTCGGAACTAACGAGAGTCAGGCGATAACTACcttccttctagcgccaaatgtgagaactgaaaaCGAGCTtttccttccgaagtgatttaactgtggaggagcttatcgccgttAAGTAATTCCGAACTgatttgagagagtttttgagtatttgattttgtattgcTTTTTCGGGAAAAAGGGTTTGATTCTCTACAACTGacccccccttacatatttataccgaccaatttattactaaattaatgcGCCATTAATAGGACGCGATTTGCGCGGACTAATTAATCCTtttgaatgcgggaatctttgacctggaCCGAGCTGCGAACTGACCAGCACGAAACATCTCcgctctctcttcctttctccgggcctgatgggccgatcactAATTCGCTCTTGGCCCAGTGGACTAGCCCGGCCTAGGCCCTCTTGCCTATTGCCCGAAAtggcagatcgtgggtacaacagatAGTTATGTGGATCCTTATTGGTTTGAGTTGGAGATACTGATTAATGAAGCAAATACATGCCTCTATATACTAGAATGTAATGTTCCTTATTGGTTTGCGTCATTGAATTGCGTCCTTGGTTTGGTCTGTGTTATCTCTTGTTCTCACGTTTTGCTAGAGTCAATATGGTCAACCTTTTTACTATTCAAGAAAAACTAGTCTATATTATCAACCTTTATACTATTCAAGAAAAATTAGTCTATATTATCAACCATTCAACCTTTATATTGATACTTATACATCCACCAGTTAAGGTTTTTCTTTTCGGGGAAAATCAGAGGATAATCCGAATTCTTACCACCAGACTATTCTTTTTAGGTTGAGTGTAGCTGTCGAGTAGCtcaataactaaattttctaatgAATTTTAGGATGGGTGAAATTATAGAAAGTGATTGTAAGTAAggacaaaacaaaggaaaatatATGGTGATGATTTGTAGAATaggtaaaacatttttaaagccTTCCAAACATAGCCAACCAGtctaaatatcaaaatagaTTCATACACCGAAAGAGGATTTGGGGCTCATTAAGAAAGGTGGTGGTCCGAGAGTTACAACAACCACAAAATGAAATCAGATAAAATCCAATCCTAATATCAGtttctataaattaagaaaataaaacactaaACAATAAATTGAGAGGAAGtaacttaaattaaataaaactatttttactTATTAAGTAAAATTAATGTTGCTTCAAAGAAAAATTGGAATGAAAAAATTATTCGTAAATTATTgccaattattattttccagtTTCTAATAAATcctacaaaaataagaaattcaaaagaaaagaaatatataagtGGTCTAGTAAGTGGGTAAGACATTAATGTGTGCCTACCATCTCATCTCACAAATAGACAAAATTTCCGTTagcctctttttctttatgtgttttttttttcgagcaTCAATCGAATAAACTT from Camelina sativa cultivar DH55 chromosome 2, Cs, whole genome shotgun sequence includes the following:
- the LOC104750022 gene encoding subtilisin-like protease SBT3.9 isoform X1 codes for the protein MGQINIIITMVLTIVLNLQISFVFAHETKVYVVYLGKKTHDHPESVTESHHQLLRPLLGSKKEVHDSIVYSYRHGFSGFAAKLTESQAQQISQLPEVVHVIPNTLYELTTTRTWDYLGLSPGTSKSLLHKANMGSQVIVGVIDTGVWPESEMFNDKGYGPIPSRWKGGCVSGELFNASIHCNKKLIGAKYFVDGLVAEVGVLNTTENPEYLSPRDFNGHGTHVASTIGGSFLPNVSYLGLGRGTARGGAPGVYLATYKACWSQIGCSDADLLKAIDQAIHDGVDVLSLSLGPTEIPLNLETDVNLFAMGLFHAVAKGIHVVASAGNNGPAAQTIANVSPWILTVAATTLDRSFPTAITLGNNITTLGQAIFAGPELGSVDLTYPERPLSGDCAELRANPNKTIQGKVVLCFTADLNPTSMAVVNAITAVSNAGGLGVIIARNPTHSLIPTRIFPCVTVDFELGTDILFYIRSTRSPIVKIHASRTLVSHHVATKVATFSSRGPNSISPAILKPDIAAPGVNILAANRTGVVMRSGTSMATPVVSGVVVLLKSLYPHWSPAAIRSAIVTTAWKTDPSGEPIFADGSSHKLADPFDYGGGLVNPEKAARPGLIYDMTIDDYVLYLCSTYYNNVSVSQILEKKTVCPKPTRSVLDLNLPSITIPNLKDEVTLTRTVTNVGPLNSIYKVMIDPPIGVSMTVTPYTLEFNSTTKNVSFKVRVSTTHKVNTGYYFGSLTWTDSVHNVVIPVSVRTQILQRYYDEN
- the LOC104750022 gene encoding subtilisin-like protease SBT3.9 isoform X2; the protein is MGQINIIITMVLTIVLNLQISFVFAHETKVYVVYLGKKTHDHPESVTESHHQLLRPLLGSKKEVHDSIVYSYRHGFSGFAAKLTESQAQQISQLPEVVHVIPNTLYELTTTRTWDYLGLSPGTSKSLLHKANMGSQVIVGVIDTGVWPESEMFNDKGYGPIPSRWKGGCVSGELFNASIHCNKKLIGAKYFVDGLVAEVGVLNTTENPEYLSPRDFNGHGTHVASTIGGSFLPNVSYLGLGRGTARGGAPGVYLATYKACWSQIGCSDADLLKAIDQAIHDGVDVLSLSLGPTEIPLNLETDVNLFAMGLFHAVAKGIHVVASAGNNGPAAQTIANVSPWILTVAATTLDRSFPTAITLGNNITTLGQAIFAGPELGSVDLTYPERPLSGDCAELRANPNKTIQGKVVLCFTADLNPTSMAVVNAITAVSNAGGLGVIIARNPTHSLIPTRIFPCVTVDFELGTDILFYIRSTRSPIVKIHASRTLVSHHVATKVATFSSRGPNSISPAILKVYHILAANRTGVVMRSGTSMATPVVSGVVVLLKSLYPHWSPAAIRSAIVTTAWKTDPSGEPIFADGSSHKLADPFDYGGGLVNPEKAARPGLIYDMTIDDYVLYLCSTYYNNVSVSQILEKKTVCPKPTRSVLDLNLPSITIPNLKDEVTLTRTVTNVGPLNSIYKVMIDPPIGVSMTVTPYTLEFNSTTKNVSFKVRVSTTHKVNTGYYFGSLTWTDSVHNVVIPVSVRTQILQRYYDEN